A window of the Constrictibacter sp. MBR-5 genome harbors these coding sequences:
- a CDS encoding enoyl-CoA hydratase/isomerase family protein, translated as MSQEFVKTRREGPVGILTFDRPEVLNAFHNEAMAENVAALAAFEADPAVRAIVVHGAGRAFSAGFDMKASATRDMSTVDKVQAQMERQFDFIMSFWRCEKPTVAAVHGFCMAGAFEVALACDLTVAAEGTRFGEPEVRFGTGIVAMLLPWMVGPKHAKEMLLTGNDKMDARRAAEIGIVNEVVPGGPDEVLARGLQLATDIAAAAGPSVFFTKRAINRTYEIMGLWDALKASLDIDVILNATPSEEKAEFGRLRREQGLKAALAWRDSRFSDNR; from the coding sequence GTGAGCCAGGAGTTCGTCAAGACGCGCCGGGAGGGGCCGGTCGGCATTCTCACCTTCGACCGGCCGGAGGTGCTCAACGCCTTCCACAACGAGGCGATGGCCGAGAATGTCGCGGCCCTCGCCGCCTTCGAGGCCGACCCGGCGGTGCGGGCGATCGTCGTCCACGGCGCCGGCCGCGCCTTCTCCGCCGGCTTCGACATGAAGGCCTCGGCGACGCGCGACATGTCGACGGTCGACAAGGTCCAGGCGCAGATGGAGCGGCAGTTCGACTTCATCATGTCGTTCTGGCGCTGCGAGAAGCCGACGGTGGCCGCGGTGCACGGCTTCTGCATGGCGGGCGCCTTCGAGGTGGCGCTGGCCTGCGACCTGACGGTCGCCGCCGAAGGCACGCGCTTCGGCGAGCCCGAGGTGCGCTTCGGCACCGGCATCGTCGCGATGCTGCTGCCCTGGATGGTCGGCCCGAAGCACGCCAAGGAGATGCTGCTGACCGGCAACGACAAGATGGACGCCAGGCGCGCCGCCGAGATCGGCATCGTCAACGAGGTGGTGCCGGGCGGTCCGGACGAGGTACTGGCGCGCGGGCTGCAACTGGCGACGGACATCGCCGCGGCGGCCGGCCCGTCGGTCTTCTTCACCAAGCGGGCGATCAACCGCACCTATGAGATCATGGGACTCTGGGACGCGCTGAAGGCGTCGCTCGACATCGACGTTATCCTCAACGCCACGCCGAGCGAGGAGAAGGCCGAGTTCGGCCGCCTGCGTCGCGAACAGGGCCTGAAGGCGGCCCTGGCCTGGCGCGACTCGCGCTTCTCGGACAACCGCTGA
- a CDS encoding enoyl-CoA hydratase — MEDAVLLQSLEDGLLTLTMNRPDRRNALTLVMLEQMLEAVQAAERDPNVRAIVLTGAGQAFCSGGDVKAMATGSERDASFDRRVRNLRARMEVARLLHHIPKPTIAAIRGAAAGAGLSLALACDLRIATPGSKFTTAFGKVGLSGDFGGSYFLPRVVGPAKARELYMLSPVLTGEEAAAIGLVNRVVPDDRFDAEVAAMAQSLASGPTVALGYIKENMNLAAYADLATVFDAEALRHTSCGRTEDHMEAAQAFVDKRAPVFKGR; from the coding sequence ATGGAAGACGCGGTGCTGCTGCAGTCGCTGGAAGACGGCCTGCTGACCTTGACGATGAACCGGCCGGACCGGCGGAACGCACTGACCCTCGTCATGCTCGAGCAGATGCTCGAGGCCGTGCAGGCGGCGGAGCGCGACCCGAACGTGCGCGCCATCGTGCTGACCGGCGCCGGGCAGGCCTTCTGCTCGGGCGGCGACGTCAAGGCGATGGCGACCGGCAGCGAGCGCGACGCCAGCTTCGACCGGCGCGTGCGCAACCTGCGTGCCCGCATGGAGGTTGCGCGCCTGCTGCACCACATCCCGAAGCCGACGATCGCGGCGATCCGCGGTGCGGCGGCCGGCGCCGGCCTGTCGCTGGCGCTCGCCTGCGACCTACGCATCGCCACGCCGGGATCGAAGTTCACCACGGCGTTCGGCAAGGTCGGCCTGTCGGGCGATTTCGGCGGCAGCTACTTCCTGCCGCGGGTCGTCGGCCCGGCCAAGGCGCGCGAACTCTACATGCTGAGCCCGGTGCTGACCGGCGAGGAGGCGGCGGCGATCGGCCTCGTCAACCGCGTCGTGCCGGACGACCGCTTCGACGCCGAGGTCGCCGCGATGGCGCAGAGCCTGGCCAGCGGCCCGACCGTGGCGCTCGGCTACATCAAGGAGAACATGAACCTGGCGGCCTATGCCGACCTGGCCACCGTGTTCGACGCGGAGGCCCTGCGCCACACCAGCTGCGGCCGCACCGAGGACCACATGGAGGCCGCCCAGGCGTTCGTCGACAAGCGTGCGCCGGTGTTCAAGGGACGCTGA
- a CDS encoding MFS transporter, with product MTRLPALLNARLPFYYGWVVLGCVCCAGFARQGPAVATLSIFVEPMTADFGWSRTAISGAVSLGGLLAAVTSPYLGVLLDRHGARTMLCLAIVATGFATMGLSLIGSLLFFYLLYCIGRMNFAGPFDLGIYGAINSWFVERRPLATSIATLAQMFGLMSMPLIAHFAIQAGDWRSGWVAVGITVLTIGLLPTWLLMARRPEDLGLLPDRSRAATAAAHARAGAGASSDPIAEPVFTRAQAMRTPAFWMLALYTLLIYPVQAGISLHQAPHLIESGLAPTVAATVISTFSFASAIAGFGLGIVTRRIGVSAALMVVGVCLSASAVALAAVTGALHAYLAAMVFGIGIGGLTTVLPIAWADYFGRRSFGAIRGVALTIQVTAQASGPLLSGALRDWTGDYTLSLEVFAALSLAGTLAILFARPPRAPR from the coding sequence GTGACCCGCCTGCCCGCCCTGCTGAACGCGCGCCTGCCCTTCTATTACGGCTGGGTCGTGCTCGGCTGCGTCTGCTGCGCCGGCTTCGCGCGCCAGGGCCCGGCGGTCGCGACCCTCTCGATCTTCGTCGAGCCGATGACCGCCGACTTCGGCTGGTCGCGCACCGCGATCTCCGGCGCCGTGTCGCTCGGCGGCCTGCTCGCCGCAGTGACCTCGCCCTATCTCGGCGTCCTTCTCGACCGGCACGGCGCGCGCACGATGCTCTGCCTGGCGATCGTCGCCACGGGCTTCGCCACCATGGGCCTGTCGCTGATCGGCTCGCTGCTCTTCTTCTACCTGCTCTACTGCATCGGGCGGATGAACTTCGCCGGCCCGTTCGACCTCGGCATCTACGGCGCGATCAACAGCTGGTTCGTCGAGCGGCGTCCGCTCGCCACGTCGATCGCGACGCTGGCGCAGATGTTCGGCCTGATGTCGATGCCGCTGATCGCGCATTTCGCCATCCAGGCGGGCGACTGGCGCAGCGGCTGGGTGGCCGTCGGCATCACCGTGCTCACCATCGGCCTGCTGCCGACCTGGCTGCTGATGGCGCGCCGGCCGGAGGATCTCGGCCTCCTGCCCGACCGCAGCCGCGCCGCCACCGCCGCGGCGCACGCCAGGGCCGGCGCCGGGGCCAGCAGCGACCCGATCGCCGAGCCGGTCTTCACCCGCGCCCAGGCCATGCGTACCCCGGCCTTCTGGATGCTGGCGCTCTACACCCTGCTGATCTACCCGGTGCAGGCGGGCATCAGCCTGCATCAGGCGCCGCACCTGATCGAGAGCGGTCTGGCACCCACCGTCGCCGCGACGGTGATCAGCACCTTCTCCTTCGCCTCGGCGATCGCCGGTTTCGGCCTCGGCATCGTGACGCGGCGGATCGGCGTCAGCGCCGCGCTGATGGTCGTCGGCGTCTGCCTCTCGGCCAGCGCCGTCGCCCTCGCCGCCGTCACCGGCGCGCTGCACGCCTATCTGGCCGCCATGGTGTTCGGCATCGGCATCGGCGGCCTGACCACCGTCCTGCCGATCGCCTGGGCCGACTATTTCGGCCGGCGCAGCTTCGGCGCGATCCGCGGCGTCGCCCTCACCATCCAGGTCACCGCCCAGGCGTCCGGTCCGCTTCTCTCCGGCGCCCTGCGCGACTGGACCGGCGACTACACGCTGTCGCTGGAGGTCTTCGCCGCCCTCTCGCTCGCCGGCACGCTCGCCATCCTGTTCGCCCGACCGCCCCGCGCGCCGAGGTAA
- a CDS encoding mechanosensitive ion channel family protein has translation MDRLTDYLSSLQASLPWVPDRAISLAVIAVAVVLAWWLHRILFAAVLRLVSTDNLFRRSLVTRTRRPSRLAFLMVATMLAASVAPLSPEGAGIVRHLMLLGLILLIGWMARTALHIWLVVHLRRFKLDSADNLLARKHVTQTRILQRIAEILIIIVTIAAALMTFDGIRQYGISLLASAGAASLVVGLALQPVLKNLFAGIQLAITQPIRIDDALLVENEWGNVEEITATYVVVRIWDWRRLIVPLSYFIEKPFQNWTREGSALIGSVFLYVDFTVPVAELRAELERVVQSSDLWDGRVVALQVTDFRENTMEIRMLASASNAGRTFDLRCEVRERMVAFVQQRYPHALPRLRADVIPGGATAHVDGPAPGPSTQAG, from the coding sequence ATGGACCGCCTCACAGACTATCTGTCGTCGCTGCAGGCGAGCCTTCCCTGGGTTCCCGACCGCGCGATCAGCCTCGCCGTCATCGCAGTCGCGGTCGTTCTGGCCTGGTGGCTGCACCGGATCCTGTTCGCGGCCGTGCTGCGTCTCGTCAGCACGGACAACCTGTTCCGCCGGTCGCTCGTCACGCGCACCCGACGACCGTCTCGCCTGGCCTTCCTGATGGTCGCCACGATGCTCGCCGCCTCCGTCGCACCGCTGTCCCCGGAAGGGGCGGGCATCGTTCGGCACCTCATGCTGCTCGGCCTGATCCTGCTGATCGGCTGGATGGCGAGGACGGCGCTGCACATCTGGCTGGTCGTCCACCTGCGGCGCTTCAAGCTGGATTCGGCCGACAATCTCCTGGCCCGCAAGCACGTTACCCAGACCCGTATCCTGCAGCGCATCGCCGAGATCCTGATCATCATCGTCACCATCGCGGCGGCGCTGATGACGTTCGACGGCATCCGCCAGTACGGCATCAGCCTGCTCGCCTCCGCCGGCGCCGCCAGTCTGGTGGTCGGGCTCGCGCTCCAGCCCGTCCTGAAGAACCTGTTCGCCGGCATCCAGCTGGCGATCACCCAGCCGATCCGCATCGACGACGCGCTCCTCGTCGAGAACGAGTGGGGCAATGTCGAGGAGATCACCGCGACCTACGTCGTGGTGCGGATCTGGGACTGGCGCCGGCTGATCGTGCCGCTCAGCTACTTCATCGAGAAGCCGTTTCAGAACTGGACGCGCGAGGGCTCGGCGCTCATCGGCAGCGTCTTCCTCTACGTCGACTTCACCGTGCCGGTAGCGGAGCTGCGCGCCGAACTGGAGAGGGTCGTGCAGTCATCCGACCTCTGGGACGGCCGGGTCGTCGCCCTGCAGGTGACGGACTTCAGGGAGAACACGATGGAGATCCGGATGCTGGCCAGCGCCAGCAACGCAGGCCGTACCTTCGATCTGCGCTGCGAGGTGCGCGAGCGGATGGTCGCCTTCGTCCAGCAACGCTATCCGCACGCCCTGCCGCGGCTGCGCGCCGATGTCATACCGGGCGGCGCAACCGCGCACGTGGACGGTCCCGCGCCGGGACCCTCCACGCAAGCCGGCTGA
- a CDS encoding NAD(P)/FAD-dependent oxidoreductase has product MPVDQAQTQATVPDSVDVVIVGAGFGGLYMLHRLRGLGMSAHIFDVASDVGGTWYWNRYPGARCDVESMQYSYSFSEDLQQEWRWSERFAGQPEILRYAGHVADRFDLRRDITFETRVTRAAFDETSGRWMVETDRGHRVSAQHCVMATGCLSAAKLPEIPGIDSFQGRTFHTGAWPHEPVDFAGRRVAVIGTGSSAIQAIPVIAEQAKHLTVFQRTPNFSIPTRNRPMEPEYEAEWKAEYAERRRKARAMRTGILYDIDPRSAADVPEEERRRHYEARWEVGGTAFMGAFHDLLTKKASNDTAAEFVRGKIAEMVKDPKKAAILQPRNHPIGTKRICVDSHYFDTFNRDNVELVDLTGDPIEAITPTGVRVGGRDYAVDDIVFATGFDAMTGTLQKIDIRGTGNQSLADKWAAGPRTYLGLMSAGFPNMFMITGPGSPSVLSNMIVSIEQHVDWITRCLDDMRASGATRIEPTLAAEDAWVEHGNEVAHRTLYPEANSWYMGANVLGKPRVFMPYVGGVGVYREKCDAVAANGYEGFTLDAPPRRAATAAE; this is encoded by the coding sequence ATGCCCGTCGATCAGGCGCAGACGCAGGCCACGGTCCCCGACAGTGTCGACGTCGTCATCGTCGGCGCCGGCTTCGGCGGCCTCTACATGCTGCACCGGCTGCGCGGGCTGGGCATGTCGGCGCACATCTTCGACGTGGCGAGCGACGTCGGCGGCACCTGGTACTGGAACCGCTATCCCGGCGCGCGCTGCGACGTCGAGAGCATGCAGTATTCCTACTCCTTCTCCGAGGATCTGCAGCAGGAGTGGCGCTGGTCCGAGCGCTTCGCCGGCCAGCCGGAGATCCTGCGCTATGCCGGCCATGTCGCGGACCGGTTCGACCTGCGCCGCGACATCACCTTCGAGACGCGCGTGACGCGCGCCGCCTTCGACGAGACGAGCGGCCGGTGGATGGTCGAAACCGATCGTGGCCACCGGGTCAGCGCACAGCACTGCGTCATGGCGACCGGCTGTCTGTCGGCGGCGAAGCTGCCGGAGATCCCCGGCATCGACAGCTTCCAGGGCCGCACCTTCCATACCGGCGCCTGGCCGCACGAGCCTGTCGACTTCGCTGGACGCCGGGTCGCGGTGATCGGCACCGGCTCGTCGGCGATCCAGGCGATCCCCGTCATCGCCGAGCAGGCGAAGCACCTCACGGTCTTCCAGCGCACGCCGAACTTCAGCATCCCGACCCGCAACCGGCCGATGGAGCCGGAATACGAGGCCGAGTGGAAGGCGGAATATGCCGAGCGCCGCCGCAAGGCGCGGGCGATGCGCACCGGCATCCTCTACGACATCGATCCGCGCTCGGCGGCCGACGTGCCCGAGGAGGAGCGGCGCCGCCACTACGAGGCGCGCTGGGAAGTCGGCGGCACCGCCTTCATGGGCGCGTTCCACGACCTGCTGACGAAGAAGGCGTCGAACGACACGGCAGCGGAATTCGTCCGGGGCAAGATCGCCGAGATGGTGAAGGACCCGAAGAAGGCCGCCATTCTGCAGCCGCGCAACCACCCGATCGGCACGAAGCGTATCTGCGTCGACAGCCACTATTTCGATACGTTCAACCGCGACAACGTCGAACTGGTCGACCTGACCGGCGACCCGATCGAGGCGATCACGCCGACGGGGGTGCGCGTCGGCGGCCGCGATTACGCCGTCGACGACATCGTGTTCGCCACCGGCTTCGACGCGATGACCGGCACGCTGCAGAAGATCGACATCCGCGGCACCGGCAATCAGAGCCTGGCGGACAAGTGGGCGGCGGGGCCGCGCACCTATCTGGGGCTGATGAGCGCCGGGTTCCCCAACATGTTCATGATCACCGGCCCCGGCAGCCCGTCCGTGCTGAGCAACATGATCGTGTCGATCGAGCAGCACGTGGACTGGATCACCCGCTGCCTGGACGACATGCGCGCCAGCGGCGCCACGCGCATCGAGCCGACCCTGGCGGCCGAGGACGCCTGGGTCGAGCACGGCAACGAGGTCGCCCACCGCACCCTCTATCCCGAAGCCAACTCCTGGTACATGGGCGCCAACGTGCTCGGCAAGCCGCGGGTCTTCATGCCCTATGTCGGCGGGGTCGGCGTCTATCGCGAGAAATGCGACGCGGTGGCGGCCAACGGGTACGAGGGCTTCACCCTGGACGCGCCGCCGCGCCGCGCCGCGACCGCCGCGGAGTAG
- a CDS encoding RidA family protein, with amino-acid sequence MIKRSAEYAGIMHEVVEHNGVLHFAGVVAEDASLDMEGQARQVFAQLDDLLKTHGSSRDHILSALVFVTDMKAKPAMNVAWKEWLAPANLPTRATIGVADLDGYLIEVVITAAVAK; translated from the coding sequence ATGATCAAGCGCAGCGCAGAATATGCCGGCATCATGCACGAGGTGGTCGAGCACAACGGCGTCCTCCACTTCGCTGGCGTCGTCGCCGAAGACGCGAGCCTGGACATGGAAGGCCAGGCCCGGCAGGTCTTCGCCCAGCTCGACGACCTGCTGAAGACGCATGGCTCCAGCCGTGACCACATCCTGTCGGCGCTCGTCTTCGTCACCGACATGAAGGCGAAGCCCGCGATGAACGTCGCGTGGAAGGAATGGCTGGCGCCGGCGAACCTGCCGACCCGCGCCACCATCGGCGTCGCCGACCTGGACGGCTACCTGATCGAGGTGGTCATCACCGCGGCCGTCGCGAAGTAG
- a CDS encoding ABC transporter substrate-binding protein — translation MGRSHRIRARVVPSLLAACLLAAVPLGGAAAQKAGGILKAQQFNNPPSPSIHEEATVAVVVPFMAVFNNLVIYDQKVPQNSTESIRPELATEWKWNDDGTKLTFKLHEGVKWHDGKPFTAADVKCTFDMLTEKSTTQKLRRNPRGAWYGNVEQVSTNGDHEVTFELKRRQPSLLNLLASGYTPIYPCHVSTDDMRKKPIGTGPFKFVSFNQNESIKLEKNKEYWRKGLPYLDGIEYAIIASQSTRMLSFIAGNQDITFPSDVSPPLLKDINSQAPHAQCTMRPSNVSTNLIINESAPPFDDPKMRRAMALALDRDAFNEILNEGKASIGGTLLPPPAGVWGLPTEKVKTLVGYGDVEKNREEARAIMREKGYGPDKRMKLKVITRNIPTFRNPAVIFLDQLSEIYVDAELEIIESAVYYNTVFQKKYSVGINQTGSAVDDPDQHFYENYACGSLRNYTGYCNKDLEKKFDAQSAETDLEKRKQLVWEIDAFLTNEVVRPIIFHGVAAGCWQPYVKNYGLMVNSIYNGWRYDEVWLDK, via the coding sequence ATGGGACGCAGTCACCGTATCAGGGCCCGTGTGGTGCCATCCTTGCTCGCGGCATGTCTGCTGGCGGCGGTGCCGCTCGGCGGCGCGGCGGCGCAGAAGGCCGGCGGCATCCTGAAGGCGCAGCAGTTCAACAATCCACCCAGTCCGTCGATCCACGAGGAAGCCACCGTCGCCGTCGTGGTGCCGTTCATGGCCGTATTCAACAACCTGGTCATCTACGACCAGAAGGTGCCGCAGAACTCGACCGAGAGCATCCGTCCGGAGCTCGCCACCGAGTGGAAATGGAACGACGACGGCACGAAGCTGACCTTCAAGCTGCACGAGGGCGTCAAGTGGCATGACGGCAAGCCGTTCACCGCGGCAGACGTCAAATGCACCTTCGACATGCTGACCGAGAAGTCGACGACGCAGAAGCTGCGCCGCAACCCGCGCGGCGCCTGGTACGGCAATGTCGAGCAGGTCTCGACCAACGGCGATCACGAGGTCACGTTCGAGCTGAAGCGCCGCCAGCCGTCGCTGCTCAATCTCCTCGCGTCGGGCTACACGCCGATCTATCCCTGCCATGTCTCGACCGACGACATGCGCAAGAAGCCGATCGGCACGGGGCCGTTCAAGTTCGTCTCCTTCAACCAGAACGAGAGCATCAAGCTCGAGAAGAACAAGGAGTACTGGCGCAAGGGGCTGCCGTACCTCGACGGCATCGAGTATGCGATCATCGCCAGCCAGTCGACGCGCATGCTATCCTTCATCGCCGGCAACCAGGACATCACCTTCCCCAGCGACGTGTCGCCGCCGCTGCTGAAGGACATCAACTCCCAGGCGCCGCACGCCCAGTGCACGATGCGGCCGAGCAATGTCAGCACCAACCTGATCATCAACGAGTCCGCACCGCCCTTCGACGACCCGAAGATGCGCCGGGCGATGGCGCTGGCGCTCGACCGGGACGCCTTCAACGAGATCCTGAACGAGGGCAAGGCGTCGATCGGCGGCACCCTGCTGCCGCCGCCCGCAGGCGTCTGGGGCCTGCCGACCGAGAAGGTGAAGACCCTCGTCGGCTACGGCGACGTCGAGAAGAACCGCGAGGAAGCGCGGGCGATCATGCGGGAGAAGGGCTACGGCCCCGACAAGCGCATGAAGCTGAAGGTGATCACCCGCAACATCCCGACCTTCCGCAACCCCGCCGTCATCTTCCTCGACCAGCTGAGCGAGATCTACGTCGACGCGGAGCTCGAGATCATCGAGAGCGCCGTCTACTACAACACGGTGTTCCAGAAGAAGTATTCCGTCGGCATCAACCAGACGGGCAGCGCCGTCGACGATCCGGATCAGCATTTCTACGAGAACTATGCCTGCGGCTCGCTGCGCAACTATACGGGCTATTGCAACAAGGATCTGGAGAAGAAGTTCGACGCGCAGTCGGCCGAAACGGATCTGGAGAAGCGCAAGCAGCTGGTCTGGGAGATCGACGCGTTCCTGACCAACGAGGTCGTGCGGCCGATCATCTTCCACGGCGTCGCCGCCGGCTGCTGGCAGCCCTACGTCAAGAACTACGGGCTGATGGTCAACAGCATCTACAACGGCTGGCGCTACGACGAGGTCTGGCTCGACAAGTAG
- a CDS encoding PRC-barrel domain-containing protein — MRNILLAATVAVATALPAAASAQGTQAVGYREAEDDRAIVQPFNRTVDEIEDMNVFGTGGEKIGEVDEVLVDSAGSIVAVAVESGGFLGIGDEEVVVMLDQLTLEGDRFSTGLTKDQLLALPRWKD; from the coding sequence ATGCGAAACATCCTCCTCGCCGCGACCGTCGCCGTAGCGACGGCACTCCCCGCCGCCGCCTCGGCGCAGGGCACGCAGGCGGTGGGCTACCGGGAGGCCGAGGACGACCGCGCGATCGTCCAGCCCTTCAACCGCACCGTCGACGAGATCGAGGACATGAACGTCTTCGGCACGGGCGGCGAGAAGATCGGCGAGGTCGACGAAGTGCTGGTCGACAGCGCCGGCAGCATCGTCGCGGTGGCGGTCGAGAGCGGCGGCTTCCTCGGTATCGGCGACGAGGAAGTCGTCGTGATGCTGGACCAGCTGACCCTGGAGGGCGACCGGTTCAGCACCGGCCTGACGAAGGACCAGCTCCTGGCCCTGCCGCGCTGGAAGGACTGA
- a CDS encoding DMT family transporter: MIRLVPVVLAVIWGLNWPAVRIGLTAMPPFMLRAFGMACGAVILFALATALGRSLRVPRAMWVRTAVAGVLNIGLFNIAVAFAQLATSTSRAAILTFTMPLWSALFARLLLGERLDPARAWALAAGALGLALLAVPVFAGEGNLLGLFFPLLAAVSWASGTVFQKWKPIDADRMAATAWQLAAAATLAATGMLVTGTTALVGPIDIEVTWALLYHVVLANALAYFLWFGMLDRISATTTAMTTLMIPVVGVLGAMALIGDRPSLLDMLGFAAILLAAAIVLLGFGSASRR, translated from the coding sequence TTGATCCGTCTGGTACCGGTCGTTCTGGCCGTCATCTGGGGCCTGAACTGGCCGGCGGTGCGGATCGGGCTGACCGCCATGCCGCCCTTCATGCTGCGTGCGTTCGGCATGGCCTGCGGCGCGGTGATCCTGTTCGCGCTGGCCACCGCCCTCGGCCGCAGCCTGCGCGTGCCGCGCGCCATGTGGGTCCGCACGGCCGTTGCCGGCGTCCTCAACATCGGCCTGTTCAACATCGCCGTCGCCTTCGCCCAGCTGGCGACCTCGACCTCGCGCGCGGCGATCCTGACCTTCACCATGCCGCTCTGGTCGGCCCTGTTCGCCCGGCTGCTGCTCGGCGAGCGGCTCGACCCGGCCCGCGCCTGGGCCCTCGCGGCCGGCGCCCTCGGGCTCGCCCTCCTCGCCGTGCCGGTCTTCGCCGGCGAGGGCAACCTGCTCGGCCTCTTCTTCCCGCTGCTCGCCGCCGTCAGCTGGGCTTCCGGCACGGTCTTCCAGAAGTGGAAGCCGATCGACGCCGACCGCATGGCGGCGACCGCATGGCAGCTCGCGGCCGCGGCGACGCTGGCCGCGACGGGCATGCTCGTCACCGGCACCACCGCGCTCGTCGGGCCGATCGACATCGAGGTGACCTGGGCGCTGCTCTATCACGTCGTCCTGGCGAACGCGCTCGCCTACTTCCTCTGGTTCGGCATGCTCGACCGGATCAGCGCCACCACCACGGCGATGACGACGCTGATGATCCCGGTCGTCGGCGTGCTCGGCGCCATGGCGCTGATCGGGGACCGACCCAGCCTGCTCGACATGCTGGGATTCGCCGCGATCCTGCTCGCCGCCGCCATCGTCCTGCTGGGTTTCGGGTCGGCCTCGCGGCGCTGA
- a CDS encoding 6,7-dimethyl-8-ribityllumazine synthase, with protein MTPTRYAFVKAQWHADIVDRALDGFHELVPAEAVDVFDVPGAFELPLLARDLAASGRYAAVVAAAFVVDGGIYRHDFVAQAVVDGLMRAGMDSGVPVLSVSLTPHQFQETEHHRRIFRAHFVEKGREAARAALMIGKVRASLAA; from the coding sequence ATGACACCCACCCGCTACGCCTTCGTCAAAGCCCAGTGGCACGCCGACATCGTCGACCGTGCGCTCGACGGTTTCCACGAGCTCGTCCCGGCCGAGGCCGTCGACGTGTTCGACGTGCCCGGCGCCTTCGAGCTGCCGCTGCTCGCCCGCGACCTGGCGGCGAGCGGCCGCTACGCCGCGGTCGTGGCCGCCGCCTTCGTCGTCGACGGCGGGATCTACCGCCACGACTTCGTCGCCCAGGCGGTCGTCGACGGGCTGATGCGCGCCGGCATGGATTCCGGCGTGCCCGTGCTCTCGGTCTCCCTGACGCCGCACCAGTTCCAGGAGACCGAGCATCACCGGCGCATCTTCCGCGCGCATTTCGTCGAGAAGGGCCGCGAGGCCGCACGGGCGGCGCTGATGATCGGCAAGGTCCGCGCGTCCCTTGCGGCATGA